In the Anaerolineales bacterium genome, one interval contains:
- a CDS encoding alpha-glucosidase/alpha-galactosidase, giving the protein MCKITFIGAGSTVFTKRLLVDILQFSELSDSTIVLHDIDPNRLHTSKIVAQKVARAVDARPSIEITTDRRDALDGADYVVCMIQVGGYKPATLIDFEVPKRFGLRQTIGDTLGIGGIFRGLRTIPVLLEICADMEELCPQATFLNYVNPMAMNCWAIFRTSKIKTIGLCHSVYHTAAQLADDTGVSIDEIEYLCAGINHMAFYLQFGRKTPQGIEDLYPRIHQVVDESRVPDWNRVRYEVFERLGYFVTESSEHFAEYVPWFIKRDRPDLIERFNIPLDEYLRRCEEQIMMWDAMGAILEDPQVGLDSPASELPQIEGMPQEYVDEIFSLASSGEYAPLIIHSMEAGVPRVVYGNLRNRGLIENLPDDCVVEVPCSVDSNGIHPSRIGALPPQLAALMQTNINVQALTVEAALTRKREHIYHAAMLDPHTAAELDPDQIQLLVDELIEAHGAWLPKYH; this is encoded by the coding sequence ATGTGCAAAATCACTTTCATTGGGGCGGGAAGCACGGTATTCACCAAGCGCTTGCTGGTGGATATCCTCCAGTTTTCTGAATTGTCAGATTCTACGATCGTCTTGCACGATATCGATCCGAATCGCCTGCATACCTCGAAGATCGTTGCCCAGAAAGTCGCCCGGGCCGTGGATGCCCGGCCGTCCATCGAAATCACCACCGATCGCCGTGATGCGCTGGATGGCGCCGACTATGTCGTTTGTATGATTCAAGTGGGAGGTTATAAGCCTGCCACGCTGATCGATTTCGAGGTGCCTAAGAGATTCGGACTGCGGCAGACGATCGGCGACACACTGGGAATCGGCGGTATCTTCCGAGGATTACGCACCATCCCTGTGCTGCTGGAGATCTGCGCCGATATGGAAGAATTATGCCCCCAGGCTACATTCCTGAACTACGTCAACCCCATGGCGATGAACTGCTGGGCGATTTTTCGAACAAGCAAGATCAAAACGATCGGGTTGTGTCACAGTGTCTACCACACGGCCGCGCAGTTGGCAGACGACACCGGCGTGTCGATAGATGAAATCGAATATCTCTGCGCCGGCATCAACCACATGGCTTTCTACCTGCAGTTTGGGCGCAAGACCCCGCAGGGAATCGAAGATCTATACCCCCGGATTCATCAAGTGGTGGACGAAAGTCGTGTCCCGGATTGGAATCGCGTACGCTACGAGGTGTTCGAGCGTCTGGGCTACTTCGTAACCGAGTCGAGCGAGCATTTCGCCGAATACGTGCCCTGGTTCATCAAACGCGATCGTCCCGATTTGATCGAACGCTTCAACATTCCGCTGGATGAATACCTGCGGCGCTGTGAAGAACAAATCATGATGTGGGACGCAATGGGTGCGATTCTGGAAGATCCCCAAGTCGGCCTTGATAGTCCGGCATCCGAACTGCCGCAGATCGAAGGAATGCCGCAAGAATACGTCGACGAGATATTCTCACTGGCATCCAGCGGGGAATACGCGCCACTGATCATTCATAGTATGGAAGCGGGCGTTCCTCGTGTGGTATACGGAAACTTGCGCAACCGTGGCTTGATCGAGAACCTGCCGGATGATTGTGTCGTGGAAGTACCTTGCTCGGTGGACAGCAACGGCATTCACCCCTCACGGATCGGAGCGCTGCCCCCGCAGCTGGCGGCGTTGATGCAGACCAACATCAACGTACAAGCGCTTACGGTAGAAGCTGCGCTGACCCGCAAGCGGGAGCACATCTACCACGCCGCCATGCTCGATCCGCACACCGCGGCGGAGTTGGATCCGGATCAGATCCAGCTCCTCGTGGACGAACTCATCGAGGCGCATGGGGCTTGGCTGCCGAAATATCACTGA